A window of Pseudomonas denitrificans (nom. rej.) genomic DNA:
TGGCGCAGCACGAGTATCACCTGCTGATCCTCGACGAGGCACAGAACATCAAGAACGCCACCACCAAGGCCGCACAGGCCGCACGCCACCTGCGGGCGCGCCACCGGCTGTGCCTGACCGGCACGCCGCTGGAGAATCACCTGGGCGAGCTGTGGTCGCTGTTCCACTTCCTGCTGCCGGGCTGGCTGGGTGATGCGCGGCAGTTCGCCGTGGACTACCGCACCCCCATCGAGCGCCACGGCGACCAGGGCCGTCTGGCACACCTGGCCGCGCGCATCCGCCCGTTCCTGCTGCGTCGCACCAAGGAGCAGGTGGCCTCGGAACTGCCACCCAAGAGCGAGTTCATCCAGCACATCGAGCTCAGCGAGGCACAGCGCGATCTCTACGAGACCGTGCGCCTGGCGCTGGACCGCAAGGTGCGCGACGAGATCGCCCGCCGTGGCCTGGCGCGCAGCCGGATCATCATCCTCGAGGCGCTGCTCAAGCTGCGCCAGGTCTGCTGCGACATCCGCCTGGTGAACAAGGAAGCCCCGCCGCCCACCGGCAAATCCGCGCGCGCGGTGACCTCGGGCAAGCTGGTCTACCTGCTCGACATGCTCGAAGAACTGCTCGCCGAAGGCCGCCGGGTGCTGGTGTTCTCGCAGTTCACCTCGATGCTCGCACTGATCGGCGAGGCGCTGGCCGAGCGCAACCTGGAGTACGCCCTGCTCACCGGTGATACCCGCGACCGCCGCGCGCCGGTGAAGGATTTCCAGGAAGGCCGCGTGCCGCTGTTCCTGATCAGCCTGAAGGCAGGTGGCGTAGGCCTGAACCTCACCGCCGCCGACACCGTGATCCACTACGACCCCTGGTGGAACCCGGCCGCCGAGAACCAGGCCAGCGACCGCGCGTACCGCATCGGCCAGGACAAACCGGTATTCGTCTACAAGCTGATCGCCCGTGGCACGGTGGAAGAGAAGATCCAGCTGCTGCAGCGCGACAAGGCCGCACTGGCCGCCGGCATCCTCGACGGCTCGGGCAGCGACTGGCAGCTGGACGACGCGGACATCGACGCGCTGTTCGCGCCGCTGCCCAAGGCGGTCTGATCCTGCACGAGTGCTGTAGGAGCAGGCCATGCCCGCGATCGCGCGCATGGCGCGCTCCCATATCCCGCTTCGGTCGTAGATGCCGGCCAATCCCACGATTACCGTTCCGGGAAAGCTCCTACAGTGAAGAACCTACTGACACCACGAAGGGGAAATCCACTACATCGCCAAGCACCGGCATGTAGGAATCTACACCTGCGCCGACGCAACGAGCCCGGACCCGGCAGAGGCAGACGCCCCGGGTGAACCAGAGCTCTTGCCGGCGCAAGCAAGTCGACCCAATGACCCCGCTCGTCCCCTTACGAGACGGGGTCATTGTCCTTGCGCCTCCAGCTCAGCGCATTCCCCAACCATGGCTGACCAGAACCGACTGTCCGGTGAGCGCCGCCGAGGGGAAACTGGCCAGGAACAGTACCGTCTGCGCCACGTCCTCCACGCTGGTGAACTCGCCATCCACCGTCCCGCCGAGCATCACCTGTTTCACCACCGCTTCCTCGCTGATGCCCAGCTCCTTCGCCTGTTCGGGAATCTGCTTCTCCACCAGCGGTGTGCGCACGAAGCCGGGGCATACCACATGGGAGCGCACGCCGTGTGGCCCGCCTTCCTTGGCCAGGGTACGGGCCAAGCCGAGCAAACCGTGCTTGGCAGTGACGTAGGCGGATTTGAGCGGCGAGGCTTCGTGGGAGTGCACCGAGCCCATGTAGATCACCACACCGCCGCGCCCGGCCGGATACAGGTGGCGCAGCGCTGCGCGGGTGGTGAGGAAGGCGCCGTCGAGGTGGATGGCGAGCATCTTCTTCCAGTCGGCGAAGGCGTAGTCCTGCAACGGATTGACGATCTGGATGCCAGCGTTGGAGACGAGGATGTCGAGCCCGCCGAAGGTGGCGACTACCCGCTCGATGCCGCGGTCCACAGCCTGCTCGTCGGTCACGTCCATGGTCACCGCCAGTGCCTTGCCACCGGCGGCTTCGATCTCGGCGGCCACGCGCTGGGCGGCGTCCTGCTGCAGATCGGCGATGGCCACTGCGGCACCGGCCTGCGCCAGGGTCAGGGCGATCTGTTTGCCGATGCCGCTCGCCGCGCCGGTGACCACCGCGACCTTGCCGTTCAATGCGTTCATCAGAGAGCTCCCGAGAAGTTGGAACTCTCACTCTAGACGGCCCGGAGCCAGCCGCCGCGGTCACCAGCCCTTGAGCTGGTCCCA
This region includes:
- a CDS encoding 3-hydroxybutyrate dehydrogenase encodes the protein MNALNGKVAVVTGAASGIGKQIALTLAQAGAAVAIADLQQDAAQRVAAEIEAAGGKALAVTMDVTDEQAVDRGIERVVATFGGLDILVSNAGIQIVNPLQDYAFADWKKMLAIHLDGAFLTTRAALRHLYPAGRGGVVIYMGSVHSHEASPLKSAYVTAKHGLLGLARTLAKEGGPHGVRSHVVCPGFVRTPLVEKQIPEQAKELGISEEAVVKQVMLGGTVDGEFTSVEDVAQTVLFLASFPSAALTGQSVLVSHGWGMR
- a CDS encoding DEAD/DEAH box helicase, which translates into the protein MFELPDDSAWQEFMREGLPHLREQGWEIDIRPEFVFDLTPVENWYAEIEETDDRQWFDLELGIEVEGRRISLLPALIELIRRMPALLDPVALARHSDDEQLVLRLDAGRNPVHTWQTASDRPLRVSLPFGKLKPMLGTLSEFYIGEQPPVRRLRMGAPDAARLTELEELPLTWQGGEQLREIAHRLRDYRAQPAQIPAGLNAELRGYQHEGLSWMQTLREVDASGILADDMGLGKTLQSLAHVLLEKQAGRLTSPALVIMPTSLIPNWLDEAERFTPDLRVLALHGAGRRKAFAKIAEHDLILTTYALLPRDAEKLAQHEYHLLILDEAQNIKNATTKAAQAARHLRARHRLCLTGTPLENHLGELWSLFHFLLPGWLGDARQFAVDYRTPIERHGDQGRLAHLAARIRPFLLRRTKEQVASELPPKSEFIQHIELSEAQRDLYETVRLALDRKVRDEIARRGLARSRIIILEALLKLRQVCCDIRLVNKEAPPPTGKSARAVTSGKLVYLLDMLEELLAEGRRVLVFSQFTSMLALIGEALAERNLEYALLTGDTRDRRAPVKDFQEGRVPLFLISLKAGGVGLNLTAADTVIHYDPWWNPAAENQASDRAYRIGQDKPVFVYKLIARGTVEEKIQLLQRDKAALAAGILDGSGSDWQLDDADIDALFAPLPKAV